A genomic window from Lotus japonicus ecotype B-129 chromosome 1, LjGifu_v1.2 includes:
- the LOC130743501 gene encoding probable plastid-lipid-associated protein 14, chloroplastic, whose product MALCRTGPNTIPNSNGLASSARNLSTRLVLPVPLGFTGQLSNLGRRKHRGVVCSSLRKSASASSKESQEEDAPSTLSVCLEEELGHVIRFKMSDFKILNHVSIGLGGRGDELVFEGKVKDSGSPLYSTRVVLRQLSSAQAQRRGKRAIEVLKKLVRRKLLYHSYSMQVHGYISLPESNDSGSFILVHGYHGSFSLRHWLQRSDWLPTLEATLALDEESVRKIGEDTTGGPAVSRQLRLIRILMRDLLIGVNYLHSHGFAHTELRLENVHISPIDRHIKVGILGNAADFHVEGSNSGTMDSMDRRQMMIAFDMRCVGFIMAKMVIRELMEPLIFAKFKSFLTKGHDPSCLRELMLEILGRGSPHGNAGLQILDRNWGAGWHLLSLLLATKSSQRISCLDALRHPFLCGPRWRVVPSMDIIRWGLGSTAMRISEEYIYGQPQRSRLAHFIDLMEMLNPNKKPKNWLELLPGKWRLLYCTGKHVGLTLRQPPARVLIGDVHLTVKRPSKLKSNLSFTSDIGFSVMIGQDWPHDKTGKSGTVQVSSSFEVKAGRRLYLKQDSVKENFSFGPSANEEALAQKFTSTKWRKIVPFKEFPSSLPAAKLVSSDVDVTMSLDDPLNRSVETARNVLQELRTQIPPEIFDLSKIVCGTYVDSRLLVLRGVNGSALLFTRSFVDRNSSS is encoded by the exons ATGGCACTTTGTAGAACTGGGCCAAACACGATTCCGAATAGTAATGGCTTAGCTAGTTCAGCTAGAAATTTGTCGACAAGACTTGTTTTACCAGTTCCCCTGGGTTTCACTGGACAGTTATCTAACTTAGGCAGGAGAAAACACAGGGGAGTAGTATGCTCATCATTAAGGAAATCTGCATCTGCATCTTCTAAGGAGTCACAAGAAGAAGATGCTCCGAGTACCCTTTCAGTTTGCTTGGAGGAGGAACTGGGTCATGTTATACGGTTCAAAATGTCAGACTTTAAGATTTTAAATCATGTTAGCATTGGCCTTGGTGGACGG GGGGATGAATTAGTTTTTGAAGGCAAGGTGAAGGATAGTGGTAG CCCTTTGTATAGCACAAGAGTTGTACTTCGACAGCTTTCTAGTGCCCAAGCTCAACGTCGGGGCAAACGAGCAATAGAG GTATTGAAGAAGCTGGTTAGACGTAAACTTTTGTATCATTCTTACTCGATGCAAGTTCATGGCTATATCTCTTTGCCAGAGAGTAATGACAGTGGCTCATTTATCCTAGTCCATGGG TATCATGGTAGTTTTTCTTTGAGACACTGGCTTCAACGGTCAGATTGGCTTCCAACTTTAGAGGCCACTCTTGCACTGGACGAAGAGTCTGTTAGGAAGATAGGAGAAGACACAACTGGAGGTCCTGCAGTTTCTAGGCAGTTGCGACTTATTCGAATATTGATGAGGGATCTTCTGATCGGG GTAAATTACCTGCATAGCCATGGTTTTGCCCATACAGAGTTGAGGCTGGAAAATGTGCATATAAGCCCAATAGACAGACATATCAAA GTAGGTATACTTGGAAATGCTGCTGACTTTCATGTGGAAGGTTCAAATAGCGGCACTATGGACAGCATGGACAGGCGGCAGATGATGATTGCTTTTGACATGAG ATGTGTCGGTTTCATAATGGCAAAAATGGTAATACGAGAGCTTATGGAACCTTTGATCTTTGCAAAGTTCAAATCATTCCTCACAAAG GGGCATGATCCTTCATGTTTGCGAGAGCTTATGTTGGAAATCCTTGGTAGAGGTTCCCCACATGGAAATGCTGGCTTACAA ATACTTGATAGGAACTGGGGTGCTGGTTGGCACCTCTTATCTTTATTACTTGCAACCAAATCTTCTCAAAGGATAAG TTGTTTGGATGCTCTAAGACACCCATTCCTTTGTGGACCAAGATGGCGAGTAGTCCCATCAATGGATATTATAAGATGGGGTCTGGGTTCTACTGCAATGCGTATCAGCGAGGAATATATTTATGGTCAGCCTCAG CGCAGTAGGCTTGCCCACTTCATTGACTTGATGGAGATGTTGAATCCTAATAAAAAGCCAAAG AACTGGCTGGAGCTGCTTCCCGGCAAATGGCGTCTACTGTACTGCACTGGGAAACATGTAGGGCTGACTCTTCGCCAACCTCCTGCCCGCGTACTCATTGGAGACGTGCATTTAACTGTGAAAAGGCCATCGAAGTTGAAATCCAATCTATCATTCACCTCTGACATTGGCTTCTCTGTCATGATTGGTCAGGACTGGCCTCATGACAAAACTGGTAAAAGTGGAACAGTGCAGGTGAGTTCTTCATTTGAAGTAAAAGCTGGTAGAAGGTTATATCTGAAGCAAGACAGTGTCAAAGAGAACTTCTCATTTGGCCCTTCTGCCAATGAGGAGGCTTTAGCTCAGAAATTTACTAGCACTAAATGGAGGAAAATAGTCCCTTTCAAGGAGTTTCCATCGAGTCTTCCCGCTGCTAAGCTTGTATCAAGTGATGTTGATGTCACAATGAGCCTTGATGACCCGTTAAATCGAAGCGTAGAGACGGCTAGAAATGTTCTTCAAGAACTAAGAACACAGATCCCCCCTGAAATATTtgatttatcaaagattgtttgtGGAACATATGTGGACTCTAGGCTGCTTGTCCTTCGAGGGGTTAATGGGTCAGCTCTCCTATTTACAAGGTCTTTTGTGGATAGAAACAGTTCTAGCTAA